The Melitaea cinxia chromosome 6, ilMelCinx1.1, whole genome shotgun sequence genome has a window encoding:
- the LOC123654190 gene encoding protein transport protein Sec61 subunit alpha, producing MAIKFLEVIKPFCSILPEIAKPERKIQFREKVLWTAITLFIFLVCCQIPLFGIMSSDSADPFYWIRVILASNRGTLMELGISPIVTSGLIMQLLAGAKIIEVGDTPKDRALFNGAQKLFGMVITVGQAIVYVMTGMYGEPSEIGAGVCLLIIIQLFVAGLIVLLLDELLQKGYGLGSGISLFIATNICETIVWKAFSPATVNTGRGTEFEGAVIALFHLLATRPDKVRALREAFYRQNLPNLMNLLATVLVFAIVIYFQGFRVDLPIKSARYRGQYSSYPIKLFYTSNIPIILQSALVSNLYVISQMLAVKFSGNFLVNLLGVWADVGGGGPARAYPVGGLCYYFSPPESLAHIAQDPLHAVLYIFFMLGSCAFFSKTWIDVSGSSAKDVAKQLKEQQMVMRGHRDNSMIHELNRYIPTAAAFGGLCIGALSVLADFLGAIGSGTGILLAVTIIYQYFEIFVKEQAEMGGMSTLLF from the exons ATGGCGA TAAAATTCCTCGAGGTTATAAAGCCATTTTGTAGTATATTACCAGAAATAGCAAAACCAGAGAGAAAG ATTCAATTCAGGGAAAAAGTATTATGGACAGCAATAACGCTATTTATTTTCTTAGTATGCTGCCAG ATCCCATTATTCGGTATAATGTCATCGGACAGTGCAGATCCATTCTACTGGATCCGTGTGATCTTGGCGTCTAACAGAGGAACACTTATGGAACTTGGTATCTCGCCTATTGTCACATCTGGACTTATCATGCAACTGCTTGCTGGTGCAAAGATTATAGAAGTTGGAGATACTCCGAAAGATAGAGCATTGTTCAATGGAGCTCAAAAAt TGTTTGGTATGGTAATAACAGTGGGTCAAGCCATTGTATATGTGATGACTGGTATGTACGGAGAGCCGAGTGAAATCGGAGCCGGTGTGTGTCTCTTGATTATCATTCAGCTATTTGTTGCTGGATTGATTGTTCTACTACTTGATGAACTACTACAAAaag gATATGGCTTGGGTTCTGGTATATCTCTGTTCATTGCTACAAACATTTGTGAGACTATTGTATGGAAAGCCTTCTCTCCTGCTACCGTCAATACTg gtCGCGGCACAGAATTCGAAGGAGCAGTGATAGCTCTGTTCCACCTCTTAGCCACAAGACCCGACAAAGTGCGAGCTCTCCGAGAAGCCTTCTACCGTCAGAACCTGCCCAACCTCATGAACTTGCTGGCCACCGTTCTGGTCTTCGCTATAGTTATATACTTCcag GGCTTCCGAGTGGATCTACCAATCAAGTCCGCTCGCTACCGCGGCCAGTACTCATCCTACCCCATCAAACTGTTCTACACATCAAATATTCCCATTATTTTACAGTCTGCTCTCGTTTCCAATCTTTATGTTATTTCACAG ATGTTAGCTGTAAAATTCAGCGGTAACTTCTTAGTAAATCTCCTCGGAGTGTGGGCCGATGTAGGAGGTGGTGGCCCAGCTCGAGCCTACCCTGTTGGAGGCCTATGCTACTACTTCAGCCCCCCAGAGTCCCTTGCCCACATTGCTCAAGACCCGCTCCACGCAGTACTGTATATTTTCTTCATGTTGGGCTCATGTGCCTTTTTCTCAAAGACCTGGATTGATGTGTCTGGATCATCGGCTAAGGAT GTCGCAAAACAATTGAAAGAACAGCAAATGGTAATGCGTGGTCACCGTGATAACTCAATGATCCATGAACTAAACAGATACATCCCTACTGCAGCTGCCTTTGGAGGTCTTTGTATCGGAGCCCTCTCAGTATTGGCTGATTTTCTTGGAGCCATTGGTTCAGGGACTGGAATATTGCTGGCTGTCACAATTATATACCAGTACTTCGAAATATTTGTTAAGGAACAAGCGGAAATGGGAGGCATGAGCACGCTCCTCTTCTAA
- the LOC123654587 gene encoding putative uncharacterized protein DDB_G0282133: MARSPKNDPRFNDNTWNYHAETGENCTPGGINELKQGPLPPNVSVLSENIYGRTNFSNDVYINKPYNMQTGDNVTNNDDNIPYNAMPNVNRVNRQNYGNAMLNLGNGQVVRVFYDENNQQLIFPMSGQYELFNGKQNLCDVPLQTQPSHLFTLNQEFSANNNVHMQPSTATVQPSTYNQENVNQTSNIPTSNFLKEVLGNWERNSSGTYSPFGQNYPLNHPDAPTIVKNNPTLEPSVIPIKPENFPKRNENNPLADTSNKKRIVVEVKPMRPSYSDVLAKNTKNTQPEATKKVKPQNNPENKTPNKLNPKSEKTSSNMKHNEDNKGKIEKKPSTKSSGSESGDVNTDETEKHQKTNKKSKNKRNNMSRKWSSLDDIANEENGSFNQESENNFVFIMNDSEKSTKKERKQEKNKNAEKSFESYNDNNENEESQSQFVFQEGQNESSKARKKKEPRSHHKLSKTVEKKKGNQTKCRKNKPGYMGLVQNYLEHWGEASWKALVWFFYLLSDICRMSLHLSFDLCTSAFTQTYVSSQAVWRSSKDWLSKIGENKYLMYIDRKFGHTRFGFWRKLKWFKKETESDNGSDSSKLNSNIPLPATGEEAMKRLLACKGKDPYSILGVSVTCTDEEIKRYYRRQAFLVHPDKNQQPGAEEAFKILQHAFDLIGEPERREAYERRARESRHAEAAWGELSVLLAQLHDKMEFAANTIRCTNCGRRHKRVLTARPCFAARYCAQCRIRHSAKEGDIWAESSMMGLLVMYYACMDGAVYQITQWASCQKKNLKQLRPDCHVVQYRIVLGNKASATADFSHRASTGPDPNLEEFLNNLYSKSGVSPKSQSPSEAADAKKRRTKKPKV, from the exons ATGGCAAGGTCGCCTAAGAATGATCCACGATTTAATGACAATACATGGAATTATCACGCGGAAACCGGCGAGAATTGTACACCTGGTGgtataaatgaattaaaacaagGACCCTTACCGCCTAATGTCAGTGTATTATCAGAAAACATCTACGGTAGAACGAATTTCTCTAATGATGTTTATATTAACAAACCTTACAACATGCAGACTGGTGATAACGTTACTAATAACGATGATAATATTCCCTACAACGCCATGCCGAATGTGAACCGTGTAAATCGTCAAAATTATGGCAATGCTATGCTTAACTTAGGAAATGGACAGGTTGTGAGAGTGTTTTATGATGAAAATAACCAACAACTGATATTTCCTATGTCGGGACAATATGAATTGTTTAACGGTAAGCAAAACCTCTGTGATGTTCCTTTGCAAACACAACCATCTCATCTTTTTACCTTGAATCAAGAATTCAGTGCGAATAATAATGTTCATATGCAACCATCGACTGCTACAGTCCAACCGAGTACATATAACCAGGAAAATGTCAATCAAACGTCTAATATACCGacttctaattttttaaaagaagtcTTAGGAAATTGGGAACGAAACTCATCTGGTACCTACTCACCGTTCGGTCAAAACTATCCTCTCAATCACCCTGATGCGCCTACTATTGTAAAGAATAACCCAACGCTAGAACCATCAGTAATACCAATTAAACCAGAAAACTTTCCCAAAAGGAACGAAAACAATCCTCTGGCTGACACAAGTAATAAAAAGCGCATAGTTGTTGAAGTAAAGCCAATGCGTCCGAGCTACTCAGATGTGTTagctaaaaatacaaaaaatacacaacCAGAGGCAACAAAAAAGGTTAAACCACAAAACAATCCTGAAAACAAAACACCAAATAAACTAAATCCAAAATCTGAAAAAACTTCTTCAAACATGAAACACAATGAGGACAATAAAGGTAAAATTGAGAAGAAACCGAGTACCAAATCCTCTGGTAGTGAATCCGGTGATGTAAACACAGATGAGACAGAAAAACATCAAAAGACAAacaaaaagtctaaaaataaaagaaataatatgtcTCGTAAGTGGTCATCATTGGATGATATAGCCAATGAAGAAAATGGGAGTTTCAATCAGGAAAGTGAGAATAACTTTGTTTTCATAATGAATGATTCTGAAAAGTCAACAAAGAAAGAACGGAAGcaagaaaagaataaaaatgcAGAGAAAAGTTTTGAAAGTTACAATGACAATAATGAAAATGAAGAATCACAGTCTCAATTTGTATTTCAAGAAGGCCAAAATGAATCAAGCAAGGCTAGGAAGAAAAAAGAGCCTCGGAGTCACCACAAACTATCAAAGACTGTTGAGAAAAAGAAGGGTAATCAAACAAAATGTAGGAAAAATAAACCTGGTTACATGGGCTTGGTGCAGAACTATCTTGAACATTGGGGGGAAGCATCGTGGAAGGCGCTGGTTTGGTTCTTTTATCTGCTCTCTGATATCTGTCGTATGAGTCTCCACCTATCATTTGACTT ATGTACATCAGCTTTTACCCAAACCTATGTCAGCTCACAAGCAGTGTGGCGTAGCAGCAAAGATTGGCTCTCTAAGATTGgtgaaaataaatacttaatgtaTATAGACAGAAAATTTGGACACACAAGGTTTGGTTTCTGGAGGAAATTGAAATGGtttaaaaaag AAACTGAATCTGACAACGGCAGTGACTCATCAAAGCTGAACTCAAATATACCTTTGCCTGCAACTGGTGAGGAAGCTATGAAACGCTTACTGGCTTGTAAAGGCAAGGATCCTTATAG taTCTTAGGTGTAAGTGTGACGTGCACAGATGAAGAGATAAAGCGTTACTACCGCAGACAAGCATTCCTCGTCCATCCGGATAAGAACCAGCAACCCGGTGCAGAGGAGGCTTTCAAAATACTGCAACATGCCTTTGATCTAATCGGAGAACCG GAGCGTCGCGAGGCGTATGAGCGGCGCGCGCGCGAGTCCCGGCACGCGGAGGCGGCGTGGGGCGAGCTCAGCGTGCTGCTGGCGCAGCTGCACGACAAGATGGAGTTCGCCGCCAACACCATCCG CTGCACCAACTGCGGCCGGCGCCACAAGCGCGTGCTCACGGCGCGGCCGTGCTTCGCCGCGCGCTACTGCGCGCAGTGCCGCATACGACACTCCGCCAAGGAG GGTGATATCTGGGCGGAGTCGAGTATGATGGGGCTGCTAGTCATGTATTACGCGTGTATGGACGGAGCGGTCTACCAGATAACTCAGTGGGCGAGCTGTCAG aAGAAGAACCTGAAGCAACTGCGTCCCGACTGCCACGTGGTGCAGTACAGGATCGTGCTGGGGAACAAGGCGTCGGCCACCGCGGACTTCAGTCATCGAGCCTCGACCGG TCCCGATCCCAATCTTGAAGAATTTCTCAACAATCTCTACAGTAAGTCTGGCGTGTCACCAAAATCTCAATCGCCTTCCGAAGCAGCGGATGCGAAAAAACGTCGGACTAAAAAACCTAAAGTTTAA
- the LOC123654188 gene encoding pre-rRNA-processing protein TSR1 homolog, with the protein MQQAHRSGNLKQSNKAHKSRHRSKRGISAAVKGKVNIKEIVRRNRHILKKDERRHQALQIRKNKREEVLSKKRALGGNRNPPFLVCVVPLNAQLDVQSALAILRTCSEGTVVSQSLSGVLHIGLPNFKQRFSFICPEIENEFALLDALKIADTVLFVSSALDEPVDEWGEKALALSMAQGMPTPIVVAMDIEGVHPKKRTSEKQNVQKLVSKWLPEEKIMQLDKSSDGLNVLRRIGNQKRNVIHHREKRPYLLAEDVEYVPDAEGESGTLKISGYLRGMPLNVNGLVHITGLGDFQMVRIDGLDDPHPLNLGKESTKTDTMDAEVTKVSVLQVADPGKQESLVSENIPDPMEAEQTWPTEEEIKQSNIETKKKIKKVPKGWSDYQAAWIVESDVESDGSEGSEDECGDDEVDDDEFMSCEEEHSDQEANKEDNDFESVTESVVGPTDEKYDATIDAYEEHEMLKKLLAAKEDQQFPDEVDTPQDVPARERFMRYRGLESFRTSPWDPKENLPEDYARIFQFENYERTRRRVFKELEDSLVNMYGFYITIHVKNVRQDLWNAFHTANANAPLSVFGLLPHEHKMSLMNVVLKRTGASDEPIKSKERLIFQVGYRRFIVNPIFSQHTNGSKHKYERFFQPGSTCVATFYAPIQFSPSTVLCFKEKRNTKLQLVASGVLLSCNPDRLVIKRIVLSGHPYKVHKKSAVIRFMFFNRDDVVYFKPCKLRTKYGRTGHIKEPLGTHGHMKCAFDGQLKSQDTVLLNLYKRIFPKWNYENCIVTDRDGKQNDVAME; encoded by the exons ATGCAGCAAGCTCATCGATCTGGAAATTTAAAGCAGAGCAATAAAGCTCACAAGTCTCGTCATAGGTCTAAACGAGGCATTTCCGCAGCAGTTAAAG gtaaagtaaatattaaggAAATTGTTCGACGAAATcgccatatattaaaaaaagatgaaCGACGTCATCAAGCTTTACAAATTCGTAAAAATAAACGCGAAGAAGTACTTTCGAAGAAACGTGCTCTCGGTGGGAACCGAAATCCACCGTTTCTTGTGTGTGTCGTTCCGCTGAATGCGCAGTTGGATGTACAGTCCGCATTGGCTATATTAAGAACATGCTCTGAAGGAACTGTTGTCAGTCAGTCTCTGAGTGGTGTATTACATATAgg GTTACCTAACTTCAAGCAgcgtttttcatttatttgccCTGAAATCGAAAATGAATTTGCTCTTCTTGATGCTCTTAAAATTGCAGATACAGTTTTATTTGTTAGTTCTGCTCTTGATGAACCAGTTGATGAGTGGGGAGAAAAAGCCTTAGCATTGTCAATGGCTCAGGGTATGCCAACACCTATTGTAGTAGCTATGGACATAGAAGGAGTACATCCTAAGAAACGGACTAGTGAAaaacaaaatgtacaaaagcTTGTTTCAAAGTGGTTGCCAGaagaaaaaattatgcaatTGGATAAGAGCTCTGATGGTTTAAATGTGCTACGGAGAATTGGTAATCAAAAAAGAAATGTTATACATCATAGAGAAAAGAGACCTTATTTGCTAGCTGAAGATGTTGAGTATGTGCCAGATGCAGAAGGGGAGAGTGGTACACTTAAAATAAGTGGTTACTTGCGTGGCATGCCTTTGAATGTAAATGGCTTGGTTCATATAACTGGGTTAGGTGACTTTCAAATGGTTAGAATTGATGGACTAGATGACCCACATCCTTTAAACTTAGGCAAAGAAAGTACAAAAACTGACACAATGGATGCTGAAGTCACTAAAGTATCTGTGTTACAAGTAGCCGACCCAGGCAAACAAGAATCCTTAGTATCTGAAAATATTCCTGATCCAATGGAAGCAGAACAAACATGGCCAACAGAGGAAGAAATCAAACAATCAAATATTGAAacaaagaaaaagattaaaaaagttCCAAAGGGTTGGTCTGACTATCAGGCAGCTTGGATTGTCGAGTCTGATGTAGAAAGTGATGGTTCTGAGGGAAGTGAGGATGAATGTGGTGATGATGAAGtcgatgatgatgaatttatgTCATGTGAAGAAGAACATTCAGACCAAGAAGCTAACAAGGAAGATAATGATTTTGAATCTGTCACAGAATCAGTAGTTGGTCCAACCGATGAAAAATATGATGCTACAATTGATGCATATGAGGAACATGAAATGCTGAAGAAATTATTAGCTGCTAAGGAAGACCAACAGTTTCCAGATGAAGTAGATACACCACAAGATGTACCAGCAAGGGAGAGATTTATGAGATATAGGGGTTTAGAGTCATTTAGGACTTCGCCATGGGATCCTAAAGAAAATCTCCCAGAGGATTATGCTAGAATATTCCAGTTCGAAAATTATGAAAGAACAAGGAGAAGAGTTTTTAAGGAGCTTGAAGATAGTCTTGTTAATATG tATGGCTTCTACATAACTATTCACGTGAAGAATGTTCGACAAGATTTATGGAACGCGTTCCATACAGCCAATGCTAATGCTCCACTATCTGTTTTTGGCCTTTTACCACATGAACATAAAATGTCATTGATGAATGTAGTATTAAAACGTACTGGAGCTAGTGATGAGCCGATAAAGAGCAAGGAAAGATTAATATTCCAAGTGGGCTACAGAAGATTTATTGTCAATCCAATTTTTAGTCAGCATACTAATGGTAGTAAACATAAG taTGAGCGTTTCTTCCAGCCAGGATCAACATGTGTAGCAACATTTTATGCGCCCATTCAATTTAGTCCGTCAACAGTCCTATGTTTCAAA gaaaAGAGGAATACAAAATTACAACTAGTTGCATCTGGAGTTCTACTGTCATGTAATCCTGACAGACTTGTGATAAAGAGGATCGTTCTCTCTGGTCATCCATATAAG GTTCACAAGAAGTCTGCAGTTATCAGGTTTATGTTCTTTAATAGAGATGATGTGGTATACTTCAAACCATGCAAATTGAGAACGAAGTATGGACGTACTGGTCATATAAAGGAGCCTTTag GAACTCATGGCCATATGAAGTGTGCATTTGACGGTCAGCTGAAATCTCAAGACACAGTCCTTCTGAATTTATATAAACGTATTTTCCCGAAATGGAACTACGAAAACTGTATCGTTACAGACAGAGACGGAAAACAAAACGACGTTGCTATGGAATAA